One region of Termitidicoccus mucosus genomic DNA includes:
- a CDS encoding immunoglobulin domain-containing protein encodes MKIAPLLHHWSPVSLALLFFAALAPAARAETVNAQVTADFNGYLSNAVLSADNNPAQLHGLDTGLVVTSGTKDWLGGTGAPHTYAGTLASGLSPDYAITQSAAIPANVFRVYAPRSAGNAPRQTYRNFIAPMTGAIWGSFLLQQSKTESEDYSGTDVFQTTGLTFNAVTINPDDTSTANRRRIYAIGPDLVLGGTSATGADAVTVPGVFTAGQTALVLFRHDTATKRTDLWVDPASLPADPALLLSGTGAAYSGTLDLLGTGTLATIGLGGNYYVDVSAGNARSGDLDALRFDASAHAYYAVAGLPTPPDFPRAPVIADFNDTAVGQLGSSSSTTNDNKGIGFSNAKWDGGSNDTTPAFSSVVATGAEDLVAPAYTRHAIVQSGPPRCVWGNHGTVPGVIRGAWRTLTAPLSGEVWGSFLVQNGKSEHSTGLYFNHATGGSGAPSNRSIAAVGTALVIRNYSNVEVANIPNVFTLGETALVLFRLNTATQQLTVWVNPVLPDNVVALADLTPTCDISTSFTGAGTPVERVGVMITGGQTSLAASAGKLDALYLASGDTGYYAVTGLVAKPHILAQPQSQTLTTGGTATFTVSATSQWPLLYQWTHGGTAIISATTGTLTIPDVQSGDAGAYQVIVSHDDGIGSTTSAVAALTVGTPEPLVINSGPDLSPAGTVGAGMAVSMVISASGNEPLTYQWLKGGTAITSATSATYAIASVTVADAGAYSVVVDDPVNDPLTSGTVTLTVVGPPQILTQPSGTSVIKGSPAAFTVSATCATGPIGYQWFHSGTEILGATGVSYTIQNADTTDAGGYAVKVSNADAPAYYVMSSTATLTVSLVDIVDAPVIADFNDCAVGSLNGASNNGKGVGFSEERWNSGSGVIQVVAEDLTAPASTRYGIVQPTAAPFAPRGLWQNYANGSRQQTRLLASPLSGAVWGSFLVRNLNQNQIAGLTFNVDGTLADGSETSATRWLYAKGTSLVVRSHSGAVVVNEADVFTLGQTALVLFSYDTAAQRLKVWVNPVLTDTAEGMAATSSTFAYDSGGTPLDLFGATGQLSKIGVVFASYTTTVANANRLDSLRLASGADGYYRVTGISIPPVILTQPVTQIKDVGEPATFTVSATGLGALAYQWLHSGTAIPTGTAATLTIPATVREDRGWYEVVVSHAAGAGAAISDPAALIFRDEAVPLAVTSLQLIPSSTVHTGTAVSMIVSATGTEPITYQWLKSGSDITGATSDTYAIDPVAPADSGEYSVRINDLAGVPLVSDTLTLAVLGPPVILTQPVSQTVVGSGSASFSVSATSVSPITYQWSRDGLVIPGAAAATYDLPHVQMNDAGGYSVKVTNADYPDQYFTLSSTATLTVIPTDKVAAPVVADFNDYLVGDLNGTANNGKGIGFGEERWSSGSAAVKVAEGDLAAPASTRYGITQPVDAPFAPRSLWLNYAAGPRQQIRALASPLSGAVWGSFLVKNLNENQFAGLTFNVAGSLGDSSETTAACWLYARGASLVVRASDQSESVVPKVFTLGETALVLFSYDTAAKKLNVWVNPVIAGSAEAFASVAPTFTSGSTPLDLFGSSDRLSTIGVVLKSGVTDAATANRLDSLRLSSGESGYYHVTGLSVPPVIVTQPDAKTVVPRNESATLTVSATGVVPLLYQWTLWDVPIAGATGASLTIPHVQAENQGKYRVIVSNDGGSGSVTSDLAVVLVKEDLITLAITGQPALAEFGGGIVPPYLPDGAPLVLSVEATGTPPLEYQWRKNGVAITSATTSAFSIPVARVADSGDYDVEIVDLARERVTSNPVPLRVQIPPSIITQPQNAVSYVGGPVSFMVEAEGTDITYQWKRNGTDIAGAVSATLSLTNLTAADDGAAYTVVVANGVGSVESAPATLTLEGATKPDLAGSVSSAADATVANGTQAGANLDGTGLAVSAFGATDGARKSYLSFDLPLAVESVDATDASLALTLGGDPFVNGGTGATHPRNPVRLRLHGVINNADTWAENTVTWDTAPVRANSATAPGAGTVPLAEVTVDVATRLAGDTVTFGDPRIAQFLNWAAGRRGDLYGNGTASDTDHKVTFVITSIDEGTDFAGVRFADKEAGPASAPALAFDTTGTASAAPAALENERYTVTLAADLGIDVTDKTTGATAHFAASFEVLYNTADPSLSYATTGVAPEITLPTWKTDMPELATAPGDRAHDYGAARGTRVPLLPAHAVISDGQITWRFAPSDAAIAGFRAALELPTGAAAPRLRWTLAPGSERYYAVSFTGLPEVPNEEIDAFYMPGVWDGRRFPAKQYVIDEIRATTPAVLRKIIDQTVVAGAAVDPFEIPVRVSNKANTLFGLYTTDLTATQNLPAIAAPLYGGLGSRTDGTLSFSVRLVVNGGTLDATIRDVVTGVYGFHDYRQNLAGGSLNTAIDNLVDFLLTEDVDPVDGVAKGYSYWRPNEKANEYVNDNPDTVRFQSAATALGLAMVRDDVVYYEKRALPSIEYFVSRPKDSMVFTGTGVGEPLGGPLSSYYATDYFTLAALTGGRTSAYATLADQAWMTATASDSTIGGKTLLGTIDAGATLTREQVLGDVAHGGGWSFKLWHSLIAGYKATGKAEYLDDAKILAAAYIKYRYTEGPASDFVDVANSFWNQIGGRWESLLEMSELTGDVTYAEHAAKAMDEFIRHIQFAPALNDLTVDGLSTATPAIKSSLVSEVGLAAEASASSVSHRGIFMSAYAAPSLMRVAGLTTDSFYAAVGRSGIIGRWLNYPGYTIRDHYYADLLRADYPLRWYSEYLNTAHMNHPAMLAPIAIDFLMADAEYKSLGAVKFPYQFSDSKAYFRGRVFGGAPGQFYGENGVWPWLPRGLVTLSGENAVQLNYVAGHGNGRLYLTFSNQTTTEVTATVTVRADKVQLTPGGRMRVWRDNVQQNYGAFTNGATTVTVSPGGFTAVAIDNATPVLGLQADYQNGHGGALPAESFSQRNDPQIGQVTGVVLSLSPTRQSAYVYASAGTATLQSATLTYSIDGGLEQTLPKNEFPFEFSVPLPAGTQYFTYSVSGTPVGGGSAIGGMTDTLYLTTPPLITRYLHPESQTKTSGEAVLFGVETDDPGNQYTYQWFRNDVPISGATSSSYGFLCTTADDGSEYYVVVTKGLIDVVSDPATLTVSAVPDVVITTDPAGTGGPLPEGTVFTLTVVAQNADSYQWFKDGQVIPGAVSGSLALAGAAYESGDYHVVAYGLVAGVRGSVASAAATVIFTPVPGAPTITAQPQGKAAATGTALALSVAATGATSYQWYHDGAALSGATSSVLNLSGLWTDNGIYHVVISNSAGSTVSRRAVVTILPGSVNIIEQPVGGIIQHGSPFTLSVAVGGEAEFQWRKDGVAIPGATSATLALAGKPSDAGVYDVVITTPVGETISAPATVTVTPDPDSRFAQSSAIAAGASGTLYVADASRHIIQAIAPDKNVTTFVGTLDSPGAVDGVGTAAKFNTPADLVSRSGTLYVADAGNNSIRTVTLSTSMVSTLLSGTVSDTTKRLSNPSAIAVDAAGNVYVADTGNHVIRRVSASGTVTTLAGAQGVSGTADASGTQALFNAPAGIALLEMGSSGTLYIADTGNHTIRAIALDGSAVSTVAGQPAVAGSDDGPGSAALLNAPRGLVLDGPDLYFVDTGNSLVRKLSGGTVTTIAGYPGIDAMPGVPGFKDGSGTNAWFNHPEDIALAPDGTLYVADTGNKAIRAIDTDDNVVTLSVTATTSGSSQPPSDGGGSSGGGGGGALSLWALALLTLSLIWRRCRTR; translated from the coding sequence ATGAAAATCGCGCCCCTTCTGCATCACTGGTCTCCGGTGTCACTTGCCTTGCTGTTTTTCGCCGCCCTCGCGCCCGCCGCTCGCGCGGAAACGGTCAACGCCCAAGTCACGGCCGACTTCAACGGCTATCTCTCAAACGCCGTCCTCTCCGCGGACAACAACCCCGCCCAGCTCCATGGCCTCGACACCGGCCTTGTCGTCACCAGTGGCACCAAGGACTGGCTCGGCGGCACCGGCGCTCCGCATACCTACGCCGGCACCTTGGCGTCCGGTCTCTCACCGGACTACGCCATCACCCAGTCCGCGGCCATCCCCGCCAATGTCTTCCGCGTTTACGCCCCCCGCTCCGCTGGCAACGCCCCACGCCAGACTTACCGCAACTTCATCGCGCCCATGACCGGCGCCATCTGGGGCAGTTTCCTGCTTCAGCAAAGCAAAACCGAAAGCGAGGACTACTCCGGCACGGACGTCTTCCAAACCACCGGACTCACCTTCAACGCCGTCACCATCAACCCCGACGATACCTCCACCGCCAACCGCCGCCGCATCTATGCCATCGGCCCCGATCTCGTCCTCGGCGGCACCAGTGCCACCGGTGCCGACGCCGTCACCGTCCCCGGTGTCTTCACCGCCGGCCAGACCGCCCTCGTCCTCTTCCGCCACGATACCGCCACCAAGCGCACCGACCTCTGGGTTGACCCCGCCTCCCTGCCCGCCGACCCCGCGTTGCTCCTCTCCGGCACCGGTGCAGCCTACTCCGGCACGCTCGACCTCCTCGGCACCGGCACCCTCGCCACCATCGGCCTCGGCGGAAACTACTACGTGGATGTCTCCGCCGGCAACGCCCGCAGCGGCGACCTCGACGCCCTCCGCTTCGACGCTTCCGCCCACGCCTACTACGCCGTCGCCGGCCTGCCGACTCCGCCCGATTTTCCCCGCGCCCCTGTCATCGCCGACTTCAACGACACTGCCGTCGGTCAGCTCGGCAGCAGTTCCTCCACCACCAACGACAACAAAGGCATCGGCTTCTCCAATGCCAAATGGGACGGCGGCAGCAATGACACCACTCCCGCCTTCTCCTCGGTCGTCGCTACCGGCGCCGAGGACCTCGTCGCCCCTGCCTACACCCGCCACGCCATCGTGCAATCCGGCCCCCCGCGTTGCGTCTGGGGCAACCACGGCACCGTTCCCGGCGTCATTCGCGGCGCTTGGCGCACCCTCACCGCCCCGCTCTCCGGCGAAGTATGGGGCAGCTTCCTCGTCCAAAACGGCAAATCCGAGCACAGCACCGGCCTCTACTTCAACCATGCCACCGGCGGCAGCGGCGCTCCCTCCAACCGCTCCATCGCCGCCGTCGGTACCGCCCTCGTCATCCGCAACTACAGCAACGTTGAAGTCGCCAACATCCCCAATGTCTTTACCCTCGGCGAAACCGCCCTCGTCCTCTTCCGCCTCAACACCGCCACCCAGCAACTCACCGTCTGGGTCAACCCGGTCCTCCCTGACAACGTCGTCGCCCTTGCCGACCTCACCCCGACCTGCGATATCAGCACCTCATTCACCGGTGCCGGCACCCCCGTAGAGCGTGTCGGTGTCATGATCACTGGTGGCCAGACCTCGCTCGCCGCTTCCGCCGGCAAACTTGACGCCCTCTACCTTGCCTCCGGCGATACCGGCTATTACGCCGTCACCGGCCTCGTCGCGAAACCACACATCCTCGCGCAACCGCAGTCGCAGACGCTCACTACTGGCGGAACCGCGACCTTCACCGTCAGTGCGACCAGCCAATGGCCGCTGTTGTATCAATGGACGCACGGCGGCACGGCCATCATCTCGGCCACCACCGGCACATTGACCATCCCCGATGTCCAGTCCGGGGATGCCGGGGCTTATCAGGTAATCGTGTCTCACGATGACGGTATCGGCTCGACGACGTCCGCCGTGGCGGCCCTGACCGTCGGCACACCCGAGCCGTTGGTGATCAACAGCGGACCGGATCTGTCACCGGCCGGGACGGTGGGGGCGGGCATGGCGGTTTCGATGGTGATCTCGGCCTCTGGCAACGAGCCGCTCACCTATCAATGGCTGAAGGGTGGCACAGCCATCACCAGTGCGACTTCGGCCACCTATGCCATTGCTTCCGTGACGGTCGCCGATGCGGGCGCTTACTCCGTCGTAGTGGACGATCCGGTCAACGACCCGCTCACCAGCGGTACTGTCACGCTCACCGTCGTCGGCCCGCCGCAGATCCTCACGCAACCCTCGGGCACGTCGGTCATCAAAGGCTCTCCCGCCGCGTTCACCGTGTCGGCCACCTGCGCCACCGGTCCGATCGGCTACCAATGGTTCCACAGCGGCACGGAGATTCTTGGAGCGACAGGAGTTTCCTATACTATTCAAAACGCAGACACGACCGACGCCGGCGGCTACGCGGTCAAAGTATCCAACGCGGATGCCCCCGCATACTATGTGATGTCCTCGACGGCCACGCTCACGGTGAGTCTGGTGGACATCGTGGATGCGCCGGTGATCGCGGATTTTAATGACTGCGCGGTCGGAAGTCTCAATGGAGCGTCCAACAATGGCAAAGGCGTCGGTTTCTCGGAGGAGCGGTGGAACAGCGGCAGCGGGGTCATTCAGGTGGTGGCGGAGGACTTGACCGCGCCTGCCTCCACACGCTACGGCATCGTCCAGCCGACCGCCGCGCCCTTCGCGCCACGCGGTTTATGGCAAAACTACGCCAACGGCTCCCGCCAGCAAACCCGCTTGCTCGCCAGTCCGCTCTCTGGCGCAGTATGGGGCAGTTTCCTCGTCCGCAACCTCAACCAAAACCAAATCGCCGGTTTGACCTTCAACGTTGATGGCACACTGGCCGACGGCAGCGAGACAAGCGCAACGCGCTGGCTCTACGCCAAGGGCACATCCTTGGTCGTGCGTTCCCACAGCGGTGCAGTGGTGGTCAACGAGGCGGATGTCTTCACCCTCGGCCAGACTGCGCTGGTGCTGTTTTCCTATGACACGGCGGCGCAGCGTCTCAAGGTGTGGGTCAACCCCGTGCTCACGGATACGGCGGAGGGCATGGCGGCCACCTCATCCACGTTTGCCTATGACAGCGGGGGGACGCCGCTCGACCTCTTCGGTGCCACCGGCCAGCTTTCGAAAATCGGCGTGGTGTTTGCGTCTTACACCACAACCGTCGCAAATGCAAACCGGCTCGACTCTCTCCGTCTCGCCTCCGGCGCCGACGGCTACTACCGCGTCACCGGCATTTCTATCCCCCCGGTCATCCTCACTCAGCCCGTGACGCAGATCAAGGACGTGGGCGAGCCTGCGACCTTCACGGTGTCCGCCACCGGCCTCGGGGCGCTCGCCTATCAATGGCTGCACAGCGGCACCGCCATCCCCACGGGCACGGCGGCCACGCTCACCATTCCCGCCACGGTGCGCGAGGACCGGGGTTGGTATGAGGTCGTCGTCTCCCATGCGGCCGGCGCCGGCGCTGCGATCTCCGATCCAGCCGCGTTGATTTTCCGGGATGAGGCGGTGCCGCTTGCGGTCACCTCGCTTCAGCTCATCCCCTCCTCGACCGTGCACACCGGCACGGCCGTTTCCATGATCGTCTCCGCCACCGGCACCGAGCCCATCACCTATCAATGGTTGAAGAGCGGTTCGGACATCACCGGCGCGACCTCGGACACCTACGCCATTGATCCCGTGGCGCCTGCCGACAGCGGCGAATACTCCGTGCGGATCAACGACCTCGCCGGCGTCCCGCTTGTCTCCGACACGCTCACGCTCGCCGTGCTGGGCCCGCCGGTCATCCTGACCCAGCCCGTCAGCCAGACCGTGGTGGGCAGCGGCAGCGCGAGCTTCTCCGTGTCGGCCACCAGTGTCAGCCCGATCACGTATCAATGGTCCCGCGACGGCTTGGTCATTCCCGGTGCGGCCGCTGCGACCTACGATCTCCCGCATGTCCAGATGAACGATGCCGGCGGGTATTCCGTGAAAGTGACCAACGCGGATTACCCCGACCAGTATTTCACGCTTTCGTCCACCGCGACGCTTACGGTAATTCCCACGGACAAGGTTGCCGCACCGGTGGTGGCCGACTTCAACGACTACCTCGTCGGCGACCTCAACGGCACCGCGAACAATGGCAAGGGCATCGGCTTCGGAGAGGAGCGGTGGAGCAGCGGCAGTGCGGCTGTGAAGGTGGCGGAGGGCGACTTGGCCGCGCCCGCTTCCACGCGCTATGGCATCACCCAGCCGGTCGATGCGCCCTTTGCTCCGCGCAGCCTGTGGTTGAACTATGCCGCTGGCCCCCGTCAGCAGATCCGCGCGCTTGCCAGCCCGCTCTCCGGCGCGGTCTGGGGCAGTTTTCTCGTCAAAAACCTCAACGAAAACCAATTCGCCGGACTGACTTTCAACGTCGCCGGCTCCTTGGGAGACAGCAGTGAGACGACCGCGGCATGCTGGCTCTATGCCCGGGGCGCGTCGCTCGTCGTGCGCGCCAGCGACCAATCCGAGTCGGTCGTGCCCAAGGTCTTCACCCTCGGCGAAACCGCGTTGGTTTTGTTCTCCTACGACACTGCGGCAAAGAAGCTAAACGTCTGGGTGAACCCTGTGATCGCGGGTAGTGCAGAGGCGTTCGCATCCGTCGCGCCCACCTTCACCAGCGGGTCCACGCCGCTCGATCTCTTCGGCTCCAGCGACCGGCTCTCGACCATCGGTGTCGTGCTCAAGTCCGGCGTCACTGACGCCGCGACCGCAAACCGGCTGGATTCGCTTCGCCTGAGCTCGGGCGAGAGCGGTTATTACCATGTCACCGGCTTGTCGGTGCCGCCGGTCATCGTCACCCAGCCCGATGCCAAGACCGTTGTGCCCCGGAACGAGTCCGCGACGCTCACGGTCTCCGCCACGGGCGTGGTTCCGCTTCTGTATCAATGGACGCTCTGGGACGTCCCCATCGCTGGCGCGACCGGGGCCAGCCTGACCATCCCCCACGTCCAGGCCGAGAATCAGGGCAAATACCGTGTCATCGTGAGCAATGACGGCGGCTCCGGCTCGGTGACTTCCGACCTCGCGGTGGTGTTGGTCAAGGAGGACCTTATCACGCTCGCCATCACCGGTCAGCCGGCGTTGGCCGAGTTTGGCGGCGGCATCGTGCCGCCCTACCTGCCCGACGGTGCGCCGCTCGTGCTTTCTGTCGAGGCGACGGGCACGCCGCCGCTCGAATACCAATGGCGCAAGAACGGCGTCGCCATCACCAGCGCGACGACCAGCGCGTTTTCGATTCCCGTGGCGAGGGTCGCGGACAGCGGCGACTACGATGTCGAGATCGTCGACCTTGCGCGGGAGCGAGTCACGTCGAATCCCGTCCCGCTTCGCGTCCAGATACCGCCGTCGATCATCACCCAGCCGCAAAATGCCGTGAGCTATGTGGGCGGGCCGGTGAGCTTCATGGTCGAGGCGGAGGGAACCGATATCACCTATCAATGGAAACGCAACGGCACCGACATCGCAGGCGCCGTCAGCGCGACACTGTCATTGACCAATCTCACCGCGGCCGACGACGGTGCCGCCTACACCGTGGTGGTGGCCAACGGCGTCGGCTCCGTCGAGTCTGCTCCCGCCACGCTCACGCTCGAGGGTGCGACGAAACCCGATCTTGCCGGTTCGGTCTCATCCGCCGCCGATGCCACCGTGGCAAACGGGACGCAGGCTGGCGCCAACCTCGACGGCACCGGCCTGGCCGTTTCCGCCTTCGGGGCGACGGACGGCGCACGCAAGAGTTATCTGTCGTTTGACCTGCCGCTGGCCGTGGAGTCCGTTGACGCGACCGATGCATCCCTTGCGCTGACACTTGGCGGCGATCCTTTCGTGAACGGCGGCACGGGGGCGACGCACCCCAGGAATCCCGTGCGTCTCCGTCTGCACGGCGTCATCAACAACGCCGACACCTGGGCTGAAAACACCGTCACCTGGGACACCGCTCCCGTCCGCGCAAACTCCGCCACCGCTCCCGGTGCGGGCACGGTGCCGCTTGCCGAGGTCACCGTCGATGTGGCGACCCGCCTCGCAGGAGACACGGTCACCTTCGGCGACCCGCGCATCGCGCAATTCCTCAACTGGGCCGCCGGCCGCCGCGGCGATCTCTATGGAAACGGCACGGCCAGCGACACGGATCACAAAGTGACTTTTGTCATCACCTCCATCGACGAGGGGACGGACTTCGCGGGCGTGCGGTTTGCCGACAAGGAGGCCGGTCCCGCCTCCGCGCCGGCGCTCGCCTTCGACACCACCGGAACCGCGTCCGCGGCTCCCGCCGCGCTTGAAAACGAACGCTACACCGTCACGCTCGCCGCCGACCTTGGCATCGATGTCACGGACAAGACCACCGGCGCCACCGCGCATTTCGCCGCGTCGTTTGAGGTGCTATATAATACCGCCGATCCCTCGCTCAGCTACGCGACCACGGGCGTCGCCCCGGAAATCACGCTGCCGACTTGGAAGACCGATATGCCCGAATTGGCAACCGCACCGGGCGACCGCGCGCATGATTATGGCGCGGCGCGCGGCACGCGTGTGCCGCTGCTGCCCGCCCATGCCGTCATCAGCGACGGGCAAATCACCTGGCGTTTCGCCCCGTCCGATGCGGCCATCGCCGGATTCCGTGCCGCGCTGGAACTGCCCACCGGTGCGGCCGCGCCGCGCCTCCGCTGGACCCTCGCGCCCGGCAGCGAGCGTTACTATGCGGTGTCGTTCACCGGACTGCCCGAGGTGCCCAACGAGGAAATCGACGCTTTCTACATGCCCGGCGTCTGGGATGGGCGTCGCTTCCCCGCCAAACAATATGTCATCGACGAAATCCGCGCCACCACGCCGGCTGTCCTGCGGAAAATAATCGACCAGACGGTTGTAGCCGGAGCGGCGGTGGACCCGTTTGAAATCCCCGTCCGCGTCTCCAACAAGGCCAACACCCTCTTCGGCCTTTATACCACCGACCTCACCGCGACCCAAAACCTCCCGGCGATTGCCGCGCCGCTCTACGGTGGCTTGGGCTCGCGCACGGATGGCACGCTGTCCTTCTCCGTGCGTCTCGTTGTCAACGGCGGCACGCTCGACGCGACCATCCGCGATGTCGTCACCGGCGTCTACGGCTTCCACGACTATCGCCAAAACCTCGCGGGCGGCTCGCTCAACACCGCCATCGACAACCTGGTCGATTTCCTCCTCACCGAGGACGTCGACCCGGTGGACGGCGTCGCCAAGGGCTACAGCTACTGGCGTCCCAACGAAAAGGCCAACGAGTATGTGAACGACAACCCCGACACCGTGCGCTTCCAGTCCGCCGCCACCGCGCTCGGCCTCGCCATGGTGCGCGACGATGTGGTGTATTACGAAAAACGCGCCCTGCCTTCGATCGAGTATTTTGTCTCCCGTCCGAAGGATTCCATGGTGTTCACCGGCACCGGTGTCGGCGAGCCGCTGGGCGGCCCGCTGTCCTCCTACTACGCCACCGATTACTTCACCCTCGCCGCCCTCACTGGCGGGCGCACCAGCGCCTACGCGACCTTGGCGGACCAAGCGTGGATGACAGCCACTGCCAGTGACAGCACTATCGGCGGCAAAACCCTCCTCGGCACCATTGACGCTGGCGCCACGCTCACCCGTGAGCAAGTCCTCGGCGATGTCGCGCACGGCGGCGGCTGGTCCTTCAAGCTCTGGCACTCCCTCATCGCCGGCTACAAGGCCACCGGCAAGGCCGAATACCTCGACGACGCCAAAATCCTCGCCGCCGCCTATATCAAATACCGCTACACCGAAGGCCCGGCCTCCGACTTCGTCGATGTGGCCAACTCCTTCTGGAACCAGATCGGCGGGCGCTGGGAGTCCTTGCTGGAAATGTCCGAGTTGACCGGCGACGTCACTTACGCAGAGCATGCGGCCAAGGCGATGGATGAATTTATCCGTCACATCCAGTTCGCCCCGGCACTGAACGATCTCACGGTCGATGGCTTGAGCACGGCTACTCCGGCGATCAAGTCCTCGTTGGTGTCCGAGGTCGGTCTCGCCGCCGAGGCATCCGCCTCGTCCGTCAGCCACCGGGGCATCTTCATGAGCGCTTACGCGGCGCCGTCGCTGATGCGCGTGGCGGGGCTGACCACCGATTCCTTCTATGCCGCCGTGGGCCGCTCCGGAATCATCGGGCGCTGGCTCAATTATCCCGGCTATACGATACGCGATCATTATTACGCCGACCTGCTCCGCGCCGATTATCCGCTGCGTTGGTATTCCGAATATTTGAACACCGCGCACATGAACCATCCGGCCATGCTGGCGCCGATCGCCATCGACTTCCTCATGGCGGACGCCGAATACAAGTCGCTCGGCGCGGTCAAGTTCCCGTATCAGTTCAGCGATTCGAAAGCATATTTCCGCGGGCGTGTGTTTGGCGGTGCGCCGGGACAATTTTATGGCGAAAACGGCGTCTGGCCGTGGCTGCCGCGCGGTCTCGTCACGCTCTCCGGAGAAAATGCCGTGCAACTCAACTACGTCGCCGGACACGGCAACGGCCGCCTCTATCTCACGTTCTCCAACCAGACCACGACCGAGGTGACCGCCACCGTCACCGTGCGCGCCGACAAGGTGCAACTCACGCCGGGCGGGCGCATGCGGGTCTGGCGCGACAATGTGCAGCAGAATTACGGCGCCTTCACGAATGGCGCCACCACCGTCACCGTCTCGCCAGGCGGCTTCACCGCCGTCGCCATCGACAATGCCACGCCTGTGCTCGGATTGCAGGCGGATTACCAGAACGGACATGGCGGCGCCTTGCCGGCGGAAAGCTTCAGCCAGCGCAACGATCCCCAGATCGGGCAAGTGACGGGCGTGGTGCTCTCGCTCTCCCCGACTCGCCAGAGCGCGTATGTTTACGCTTCCGCCGGCACGGCCACGCTCCAGTCTGCGACGTTGACCTACAGCATCGACGGCGGGCTGGAGCAGACGCTGCCGAAGAACGAATTCCCCTTCGAGTTCAGCGTGCCGCTCCCGGCGGGCACGCAGTATTTCACCTATTCGGTCTCCGGCACGCCTGTCGGCGGCGGCTCCGCCATTGGCGGAATGACTGATACGCTCTATCTCACCACGCCGCCGCTCATCACTCGTTACCTGCATCCCGAGAGCCAGACCAAAACCAGCGGCGAGGCGGTGCTCTTCGGCGTCGAGACCGATGACCCCGGCAATCAATACACCTACCAGTGGTTCAGGAACGATGTGCCGATTTCCGGCGCGACGTCCTCGTCCTACGGATTCCTGTGCACGACCGCCGATGACGGAAGCGAATATTACGTCGTCGTGACCAAGGGGCTTATCGATGTCGTAAGCGATCCGGCGACACTCACCGTTTCCGCCGTGCCCGACGTGGTGATCACAACCGATCCCGCTGGCACCGGCGGACCGTTGCCCGAGGGCACCGTTTTCACGCTCACCGTCGTCGCGCAAAACGCCGACAGTTACCAATGGTTCAAGGACGGCCAGGTCATTCCCGGCGCTGTTTCGGGTTCGTTGGCGCTGGCCGGCGCCGCATACGAGAGCGGCGATTATCACGTCGTCGCCTATGGCTTGGTCGCGGGTGTCCGCGGCTCGGTGGCCAGCGCCGCCGCCACCGTGATATTCACCCCGGTTCCGGGCGCGCCCACGATTACGGCGCAACCGCAGGGCAAGGCGGCCGCGACCGGCACGGCGCTTGCGCTCTCGGTCGCCGCCACCGGAGCCACGTCTTACCAGTGGTATCATGACGGCGCGGCGCTTTCCGGGGCGACCTCGTCCGTGCTGAACCTTTCCGGTCTGTGGACGGACAATGGCATTTATCACGTCGTCATTTCCAACAGCGCAGGCAGCACGGTCAGCCGGCGCGCGGTGGTCACGATCCTGCCGGGATCAGTGAACATCATCGAACAGCCCGTCGGCGGCATCATCCAGCATGGCTCCCCGTTCACCCTTTCTGTTGCGGTGGGCGGCGAAGCTGAATTTCAGTGGCGCAAAGACGGCGTGGCCATCCCCGGCGCGACCTCCGCCACGCTTGCGCTTGCCGGCAAGCCTTCCGACGCGGGCGTGTATGATGTCGTCATCACCACGCCTGTCGGAGAAACCATCAGCGCCCCGGCCACCGTGACGGTCACGCCCGACCCCGACAGCCGCTTCGCGCAATCCTCCGCGATCGCGGCGGGCGCTTCCGGCACCCTGTATGTCGCCGATGCATCCCGGCACATCATCCAGGCGATCGCCCCCGACAAAAATGTCACCACCTTCGTGGGCACGCTCGATTCGCCCGGCGCGGTTGACGGCGTGGGCACGGCCGCGAAATTCAACACGCCGGCCGACCTCGTCTCGCGCTCCGGCACGCTCTATGTCGCCGATGCGGGCAACAACAGCATCCGCACCGTCACGCTCTCCACCAGCATGGTCTCGACCTTGTTGTCCGGCACTGTTTCCGACACGACCAAACGGCTCTCCAATCCCTCCGCCATCGCGGTGGATGCGGCGGGCAACGTTTACGTCGCCGACACGGGCAACCACGTCATCCGCCGGGTCAGTGCCTCCGGCACGGTCACCACGCTGGCGGGCGCGCAGGGTGTTTCCGGCACGGCCGATGCCAGCGGCACGCAGGCGCTGTTTAACGCCCCAGCGGGGATCGCATTGCTGGAAATGGGCAGCAGCGGAACACTCTATATTGCCGACACCGGAAACCACACCATCCGCGCCATCGCTCTCGATGGCAGCGCGGTCTCGACCGTCGCGGGCCAGCCCGCCGTGGCGGGCAGCGACGACGGCCCGGGCTCCGCTGCGCTCCTCAATGCCCCGCGCGGCCTCGTCCTCGACGGCCCCGACCTCTACTTCGTTGATACCGGCAACTCACTCGTCCGCAAACTATCCGGCGGCACCGTCACGACCATTGCCGGCTACCCCGGCATCGACGCCATGCCCGGCGTGCCGGGCTTCAAGGACGGCTCCGGCACCAACGCGTGGTTCAACCATCCCGAGGACATCGCCCTCGCCCCCGACGGCACTCTCTACGTCGCCGACACGGGCAACAAGGCAATCCGCGCGATCGACACGGACGACAACGTCGTCACCCTGTCCGTTACCGCCACGACCAGCGGCAGTTCGCAACCGCCGTCTGACGGTGGCGGAAGCAGTGGTGGCGGTGGCGGCGGCGCGCTCAGCCTGTGGGCGCTGGCCCTCCTGACTCTCTCGTTGATATGGCGCCGCTGCCGCACCCGGTAA